Proteins from a genomic interval of Streptomyces sp. SID8374:
- a CDS encoding adenylyltransferase/cytidyltransferase family protein — translation MVQHRVGYAPGVYDLFHVGHLNILRHARSQCDYLVAGVVSDEMAALAKGHTPVIPLRERLEIVRSVRFVDAAFVETVPDKVETWQQVRFDVIFKGDDWRGTEKGKKLERDFAEVGVEVVYFPYTVHTSSTQLRRALDVLVSRDGALSAP, via the coding sequence ATGGTGCAGCACAGGGTGGGGTACGCACCCGGGGTGTACGACCTGTTCCATGTGGGACACCTCAACATCCTGCGGCATGCCCGCAGTCAGTGCGACTACCTGGTCGCGGGGGTCGTCTCGGACGAGATGGCCGCCCTCGCCAAGGGCCACACGCCCGTCATCCCGTTGCGCGAACGGCTGGAGATCGTCCGCAGCGTGCGGTTCGTCGACGCCGCGTTCGTGGAGACCGTGCCGGACAAGGTCGAGACCTGGCAGCAGGTCCGGTTCGACGTGATCTTCAAGGGCGACGACTGGCGGGGCACGGAGAAGGGGAAGAAGCTGGAGCGCGACTTCGCCGAGGTCGGCGTGGAGGTCGTCTACTTCCCGTACACCGTGCACACGTCCAGCACCCAGCTGCGCCGGGCGCTGGACGTGCTGGTCAGCCGGGACGGAGCGCTCTCAGCTCCCTGA
- a CDS encoding glycosyltransferase, whose protein sequence is MSDAERHRPFLNRRLLVVSTNYAPEVTGIGPYATQLAEHWAASGARVRALTGMPHYPSWRLDEAYRSVWRTVEIRGGVGVHRRRHYVPPRQTALRRAAFEASVLATGLFAPPPGRPDAVIAQMPSLAGGVIGARLARRHRVPYLPVVQDLMGAAAAQSGIRGGGRAAALAAAAERYALSGAALVGVIHESFVPGVTALGVDPGRIRIVPNWTHVQGPTADRAATRARLGWDPATPVLLHSGNMGLKQGLEVLIDTARLALDVRVVLMGDGNQRDALRARAEGLPNVDFLEPAGAGEFTDILAAADVLAVTQRASVLDMSVPSKLTSYFTSGRPVVASVADEGGTADEVRRSGAGVLVAPEDPAALLAALRKLAADPAAADALGAEGPEYVARHLSREAGLARFDDLLAEALQDGQGSPRR, encoded by the coding sequence ATGTCCGATGCCGAACGGCACAGGCCGTTTCTGAACCGCCGCCTTCTGGTGGTCTCGACGAACTACGCACCAGAGGTCACGGGCATCGGCCCGTACGCCACTCAACTCGCCGAGCACTGGGCCGCGTCGGGCGCCCGGGTGCGGGCGCTCACCGGTATGCCGCACTACCCGTCCTGGCGGCTGGACGAGGCGTACCGGAGCGTATGGCGGACGGTGGAGATACGCGGCGGCGTCGGCGTGCACCGGCGCAGACACTATGTGCCGCCCCGTCAGACCGCCCTCAGGAGGGCCGCGTTCGAGGCGTCCGTCCTCGCCACCGGGCTGTTCGCGCCGCCGCCGGGCAGACCCGACGCCGTGATCGCGCAGATGCCCAGCCTCGCCGGCGGCGTCATCGGCGCCCGGCTCGCCCGCCGCCACCGCGTCCCGTACCTCCCCGTCGTCCAGGACCTGATGGGCGCCGCCGCCGCACAGAGCGGCATCCGGGGCGGGGGCAGGGCGGCAGCCCTCGCCGCGGCGGCCGAGCGGTACGCGCTGAGCGGCGCCGCCCTCGTCGGCGTCATCCACGAGAGCTTCGTCCCCGGCGTCACCGCCCTCGGCGTCGACCCCGGCCGCATCCGGATCGTCCCCAACTGGACCCATGTGCAAGGTCCTACGGCTGACCGGGCCGCCACCCGCGCCCGGCTCGGCTGGGACCCGGCCACCCCCGTCCTGCTGCACTCCGGCAACATGGGCCTCAAACAGGGCCTCGAAGTCCTGATCGACACGGCCCGTCTCGCCCTCGACGTCCGGGTCGTCCTGATGGGCGACGGCAACCAGCGCGACGCCCTGCGCGCCCGCGCCGAGGGACTGCCCAACGTGGACTTCCTGGAGCCCGCCGGGGCCGGGGAGTTCACCGACATCCTCGCCGCCGCCGACGTCCTCGCGGTCACCCAGCGGGCCTCCGTCCTCGACATGAGCGTCCCCTCCAAGCTCACCTCGTACTTCACCTCCGGCCGCCCCGTCGTGGCCTCCGTCGCCGACGAGGGCGGCACCGCCGACGAGGTGCGCCGCTCGGGCGCCGGGGTGCTCGTCGCCCCCGAGGACCCGGCCGCCCTGCTGGCGGCCCTGCGGAAGCTGGCCGCCGACCCGGCCGCCGCCGACGCGCTGGGGGCCGAGGGCCCGGAGTACGTGGCGCGCCACCTGAGCCGCGAGGCGGGCCTCGCCCGCTTCGACGACCTGCTTGCCGAGGCCTTGCAGGACGGACAAGGGAGCCCCCGTAGATGA
- a CDS encoding CpsD/CapB family tyrosine-protein kinase: MTPVNRVLDDQDEPALLRDQFRQLLRYRALLAVGVVIGLLGGAYLALSGEDTYTATGEVLVRSAISDPFASGATADKGINIGSERQTAVSDTVGTLAAATLLKKGDDVAARELLAGLQVTNPPNTLTLRFAYTGATPEQSRARAEALANAYLAHRKARTEDSIKNMSDGYRAQLDPLEEKRDLLEKGTTGAADDVSSARANIIVSISELSRKISELKALDTTPGYLNKKPVAPTSPTGPGLPLLLGLGGVVGLALGLLLSWVRLVFDPAVRSTRELVRSLGAPLLGTLPRERGAAGTVLAIGRSGSRLAEEYRAVAFRLAYDPSFAESRRLLVTAPRGDNEEAAAAAANLAAAFAEMGRDVLLVEADLRTPSLARALGSAAHEVRPPRWAAEEGDGSWPTGGRSNVDVPGSGAFALIPGTTVDNVPRALTSTPVGRIVAEADRPGNVVIVLAPPVLSYADAVALVDRVEGVMIVCDPRDVHRSDLERIREIIGASGGSVLGALLHPARRRLTRSERHPKSTRRRGGGPTPTTEPDEPEITGDPTETLGLRSLTLPAARR; the protein is encoded by the coding sequence ATGACCCCCGTGAACCGTGTCCTGGACGACCAGGACGAACCGGCGCTGCTGCGCGACCAGTTCCGCCAACTCCTGCGCTACCGCGCCCTCCTGGCGGTCGGCGTCGTCATCGGGCTGCTGGGCGGCGCCTACCTCGCCCTCAGCGGCGAGGACACCTACACCGCCACCGGCGAGGTGCTGGTCCGCTCCGCCATCTCCGACCCCTTCGCCAGCGGCGCCACCGCCGACAAGGGCATCAACATCGGCTCCGAGCGCCAGACCGCCGTCAGCGACACCGTCGGCACCCTGGCCGCCGCCACACTGCTCAAGAAGGGCGACGACGTCGCCGCCCGGGAGCTGCTCGCCGGGCTCCAGGTCACCAACCCGCCCAACACCCTCACCCTCCGCTTCGCCTACACCGGCGCCACCCCCGAGCAGTCCCGGGCCCGCGCCGAAGCCCTCGCCAACGCGTATCTGGCCCACCGCAAGGCGCGCACCGAGGACTCCATCAAGAACATGTCCGACGGCTACCGCGCCCAGCTGGACCCGCTGGAGGAGAAGCGCGACCTGCTGGAGAAGGGGACCACGGGCGCGGCCGACGACGTGTCCAGCGCCCGGGCCAACATCATCGTCTCCATCTCCGAGCTCAGCCGGAAGATCTCCGAACTCAAGGCCCTGGACACCACCCCCGGCTACCTCAACAAGAAGCCCGTCGCCCCCACCTCGCCCACCGGCCCCGGCCTGCCGCTCCTGCTCGGCCTCGGCGGGGTCGTCGGCCTCGCCCTCGGGCTGCTGCTCTCCTGGGTGAGGCTCGTCTTCGACCCCGCCGTACGCTCCACCCGCGAGCTGGTCCGCTCGCTCGGCGCCCCGCTGCTCGGCACCCTGCCCCGGGAGCGCGGAGCCGCCGGGACGGTCCTCGCCATCGGCCGCAGCGGCTCCCGGCTCGCCGAGGAGTACCGCGCCGTCGCCTTCCGGCTCGCCTACGACCCCTCGTTCGCCGAGAGCCGCCGCCTCCTGGTCACCGCCCCGCGCGGCGACAACGAGGAAGCCGCGGCCGCCGCCGCCAACCTGGCCGCCGCCTTCGCCGAGATGGGCCGTGACGTCCTGCTGGTCGAGGCCGACCTGCGTACGCCCTCCCTCGCCCGCGCCCTGGGCTCCGCCGCCCACGAGGTCCGCCCGCCGCGCTGGGCCGCCGAGGAGGGCGACGGCAGCTGGCCCACCGGCGGCCGCTCCAACGTGGACGTCCCCGGCTCCGGCGCCTTCGCCCTGATCCCCGGCACCACCGTCGACAACGTGCCGCGCGCCCTCACCTCCACCCCGGTCGGCCGGATCGTCGCCGAGGCCGACCGGCCCGGCAACGTCGTCATCGTCCTCGCCCCGCCCGTCCTCTCCTACGCGGACGCGGTCGCCCTGGTCGACCGGGTGGAGGGCGTGATGATCGTCTGCGACCCGCGCGATGTGCACCGCAGCGACCTGGAGCGCATCCGCGAGATCATCGGCGCCTCCGGCGGCTCCGTCCTCGGCGCCCTGCTCCACCCGGCCCGGCGCAGGCTGACCCGGTCCGAGCGCCACCCGAAATCCACCCGGCGCCGGGGCGGCGGCCCCACCCCCACCACCGAGCCGGACGAGCCCGAGATCACCGGCGACCCCACCGAGACCCTCGGCCTGCGTTCGCTGACGCTTCCGGCGGCGCGGCGGTGA
- a CDS encoding glycosyltransferase, which produces MKILHVVTLHTPDHAFGGPTRVAFNLSKVQRAAGDDARVMALGDGFPGGELPSHVEGVPVHLFQARHLLPMFEVSGITSAALLRTARRMMRGADLVHVHLMRDLVTLPAALLALATRTPLVVQTHGMIDPTEKRVAQLTDVLGVRKVLREADAVLHLTEMERVDVNAVAAPVPLTRTVRLVNGVRPQERKSARDPGRPPTILYLARIQERKRPEDFVSAMPHVLARHPDARFVLAGPDTGALAETLALARELGVTDSLDHVGPLEHDEVLAADREADVYVLPAIEEPFPVSVLEAMSVGTPVVITRTCGQAPDVAAAGSGRVIDSRVGEDAANARKVADAILELLEPEAAEQAGKAAWELVNEQFTIEAVTATLRRTYEDVVRRRRG; this is translated from the coding sequence GTGAAAATCCTGCACGTTGTCACGCTCCATACTCCGGACCACGCCTTCGGCGGTCCGACGCGGGTGGCGTTCAACCTGTCCAAGGTCCAGCGGGCCGCCGGTGACGACGCCCGCGTCATGGCCCTCGGCGACGGCTTCCCCGGTGGCGAACTCCCCAGCCACGTGGAGGGAGTTCCGGTCCACCTCTTCCAGGCCCGGCACCTGCTCCCGATGTTCGAGGTCAGCGGGATCACCTCCGCCGCGCTGCTGCGCACCGCACGCCGCATGATGCGCGGCGCCGACCTCGTACACGTCCATCTGATGCGGGACCTGGTGACCCTGCCCGCGGCGCTGCTCGCCCTCGCCACCCGTACGCCGCTGGTCGTCCAGACCCACGGCATGATCGACCCCACCGAGAAGAGGGTCGCCCAGCTCACCGACGTCCTCGGGGTCCGCAAGGTGCTGCGCGAGGCCGACGCCGTGCTGCACCTCACCGAGATGGAGCGGGTCGATGTGAACGCCGTCGCGGCCCCCGTCCCGCTCACCCGTACCGTACGGCTGGTCAACGGGGTCCGCCCGCAGGAGCGCAAGTCTGCCCGTGACCCCGGCCGCCCGCCCACCATCCTGTACCTCGCCCGGATCCAGGAGCGCAAGCGGCCCGAGGACTTCGTCTCCGCGATGCCGCACGTCCTGGCCCGCCACCCGGACGCCCGCTTCGTGCTGGCCGGGCCGGACACCGGCGCCCTGGCCGAAACCCTCGCCCTGGCCCGGGAGCTGGGCGTCACGGACTCCCTGGACCATGTGGGCCCGCTGGAGCACGACGAGGTCCTCGCCGCCGACCGCGAGGCCGATGTGTATGTGCTGCCCGCGATCGAGGAGCCGTTCCCGGTCTCGGTCCTGGAGGCGATGTCGGTCGGCACCCCGGTGGTCATCACCCGCACCTGCGGGCAGGCGCCCGACGTGGCGGCAGCGGGCTCGGGCCGGGTCATCGACAGCCGGGTCGGCGAGGACGCGGCCAACGCCCGCAAGGTCGCCGACGCGATCCTGGAGCTGCTGGAGCCGGAGGCCGCCGAGCAGGCGGGCAAGGCCGCCTGGGAGCTGGTCAACGAGCAGTTCACCATCGAGGCCGTCACCGCCACCCTCCGGCGGACCTACGAGGACGTGGTCCGCCGGAGGCGAGGGTGA
- a CDS encoding LamG-like jellyroll fold domain-containing protein translates to MMNGSTGQRTGGRGRFRAAAAALCLLAGALTATAVGGSPATALTPPVAITADDLSTWQTNGIVWALAAGDGVVYAGGTFSTLRPPKAAAGTNEQPAVNFAAFDAATGAPTDCSLSFTISSGTATVRSLALSPDGETLYAGGQFGAVNGVGVSNFAAIDTATCTVRNNFKIAVSATVRGLAVTSDTVYLAGDFNTVGGQTRNKFAAVSTAGASLLPFTANADEVARAIEVTPDGQKVLLGGDFFRINGTTTHALAVVDATTGQLTKTYPGFIHNNSTVQDITTDATGFYTANEGTGGGVFDGRIALNLSDFQQRWRDTCLGATQAVAVHSGVLYSGSHAHDCSSMGAFPDQPRKHLLAQSVDDPKLLPWFPDTNDGIGEPVGPRVMTQTGKGGRHYLWVGGEFTTVNSAPQQGLTRFADGPDTGAPWVPNVSLSTLNPGKIEVNWQTSFDTDDGELTYRIYKDNAATPIHTTTGYSVFWNRPQLSWTDTDVVPGQTYSYRITASDGTNTSAKSPAQSATVATTTEAYPARVKADGATLYWRYDEGTSTFAHDSSGNLNNGFLRNAPAYRQTPAAVAGPSTAIGFNGTNQYAYSNRQHPQPTRFSVETWIKTTTTQGGKIIGFGNLNQQNSTRHDKHVYMRNDGRLTFGVHSGAARTIATTAAYNDGQWHHVVATQGASGMALYVDGQLRASNILYSGNENYPGYWRVGGDNLASWPNRPTSNFFAGQIDETAVYPTALTASQVSAHYALRNG, encoded by the coding sequence ATGATGAACGGAAGTACGGGGCAAAGAACCGGAGGACGTGGCCGTTTCCGGGCCGCTGCCGCCGCTCTCTGCCTGCTGGCCGGAGCCCTGACCGCCACGGCGGTCGGGGGTTCCCCGGCGACGGCGCTGACCCCTCCGGTGGCCATCACCGCCGACGACCTCTCCACCTGGCAGACCAACGGCATCGTCTGGGCGCTGGCGGCCGGCGACGGCGTCGTCTACGCGGGCGGCACCTTCTCCACCCTGCGGCCGCCCAAGGCGGCGGCCGGGACCAATGAGCAGCCCGCGGTGAACTTCGCCGCCTTCGACGCGGCGACAGGGGCGCCCACCGACTGCTCCCTGTCGTTCACGATCTCCTCGGGGACCGCGACCGTACGCTCGCTGGCGCTCTCCCCCGACGGGGAAACGCTGTACGCGGGCGGCCAGTTCGGGGCGGTGAACGGGGTCGGGGTCAGCAACTTCGCGGCGATCGACACCGCCACCTGCACCGTCCGCAACAACTTCAAGATCGCCGTCTCGGCCACCGTGCGCGGTCTCGCCGTCACGTCCGACACGGTCTATCTGGCCGGTGACTTCAACACCGTCGGCGGCCAGACCAGGAACAAGTTCGCGGCCGTCTCCACCGCCGGGGCCTCGCTCCTGCCGTTCACGGCCAACGCCGACGAGGTCGCCCGGGCGATCGAGGTGACCCCGGACGGACAGAAGGTGCTGCTCGGCGGTGACTTCTTCCGGATCAACGGCACGACCACCCACGCCCTGGCCGTGGTCGACGCCACCACCGGACAACTCACCAAGACCTACCCAGGGTTCATCCACAACAACTCCACCGTCCAGGACATCACCACCGACGCCACCGGCTTCTACACCGCCAACGAGGGCACCGGCGGCGGGGTGTTCGACGGCCGGATCGCCCTGAACCTGAGCGACTTCCAGCAGCGCTGGCGTGACACCTGCCTGGGCGCCACCCAGGCCGTGGCGGTCCACTCCGGTGTGCTCTACAGCGGCAGCCACGCCCACGACTGCTCCTCCATGGGCGCCTTCCCCGACCAGCCGCGCAAGCACCTGCTGGCCCAGTCGGTCGACGACCCGAAGCTGCTGCCCTGGTTCCCGGACACCAACGACGGCATCGGCGAGCCGGTCGGTCCGCGGGTGATGACCCAGACCGGCAAGGGCGGCCGCCACTACCTGTGGGTCGGCGGCGAGTTCACCACCGTCAACAGCGCCCCCCAGCAGGGGCTGACCCGGTTCGCGGACGGCCCGGACACCGGGGCGCCCTGGGTGCCCAACGTCAGCCTGTCCACGCTGAATCCGGGGAAGATCGAGGTGAACTGGCAGACCAGCTTCGACACCGACGACGGTGAGCTGACCTACCGGATCTACAAGGACAACGCCGCCACCCCCATCCACACCACGACCGGCTACTCCGTCTTCTGGAACCGGCCGCAGCTGAGCTGGACGGACACCGACGTCGTGCCGGGCCAGACCTACTCGTACCGGATCACCGCGAGCGACGGCACCAACACCAGCGCCAAGTCCCCGGCCCAGTCCGCCACCGTGGCGACCACGACCGAGGCGTACCCCGCCCGGGTCAAGGCCGACGGGGCCACCCTCTACTGGCGCTACGACGAGGGCACCTCCACCTTCGCCCACGACAGCAGCGGCAACCTCAACAACGGCTTCCTGCGCAACGCCCCGGCCTACCGGCAGACCCCGGCGGCCGTCGCCGGTCCGTCCACCGCGATCGGTTTCAACGGGACCAACCAGTACGCGTACAGCAACCGGCAGCACCCCCAGCCGACCCGGTTCTCGGTGGAGACCTGGATCAAGACCACCACCACCCAGGGCGGGAAGATCATCGGCTTCGGGAACCTGAACCAGCAGAACAGCACCCGCCACGACAAGCACGTCTACATGCGCAACGACGGACGCCTCACCTTCGGCGTCCACAGCGGCGCCGCCCGCACCATCGCCACCACGGCGGCGTACAACGACGGCCAGTGGCACCACGTCGTCGCCACCCAGGGGGCCAGCGGGATGGCGCTGTACGTCGACGGGCAGCTGCGCGCGTCGAACATCCTGTACTCCGGCAACGAGAACTACCCGGGGTACTGGCGGGTCGGCGGGGACAACCTCGCCAGCTGGCCGAACCGTCCGACGAGCAACTTCTTCGCCGGGCAGATCGACGAGACCGCCGTCTATCCGACCGCGCTCACCGCTTCCCAGGTCAGCGCGCACTACGCCCTGAGGAATGGCTGA
- a CDS encoding LamG-like jellyroll fold domain-containing protein has product MRGAGGRGRTPRGCVLTAVLALAAGVLAPVATAPPAAALTDPVGFTADHLPTYQTNGIVWSLAEADGVVYAGGTFSTVRRAGTPSGGASTPAVNFAAFDAATGAPAGCSLSFTRTSGTATVRALAVSPDRSTLYVGGYFNAVDGSSANGLVAVDTATCIRRAGFSPNVSATVRALDVAADGTVYAGGDFQSVNGQTRRFFGALTPAGAVTGWNPDADAPGRTLRVTTDGQSVLIGGDFFTVGGANSHAIAVTSATTGSLTRGYPNNFIPSTAVIKDIVTDSASGGWYAAGEGRGGNSFDGRLAMELDGFGQRWRDTCQGATQALRVYKSVLYAASHVHDCSTMGGFPNQARKHLTAQSVDDPALLGWLPDTNDGIGEPVGPRALTVSTRDGRDFLWVGGEFTTVNGVQQQALTRFANTPDTGAPSVPAAGVSAPRAGEVRVSWRSSLDLDDSLLTYRVYRNGGAAPVHTTTGSSLFFSRPQLTFTDRNVAAGQSYSYRITATDGAGNTSALSPAASVTAASPYQERVLADGANLYWRYDEPGGAFAADASGSLDGGVYVNAPTYRSTPSAVAGSAALSLNGSDEYVHSDRLHRYTSPTPYSIETWFRTTSTSGGRIVGFGNNIGTAQGHTSSVSDKLLHLTNNGRLAFGVQAGSTNSRPTLTSSGSFNDGRWHHAVATQGPGGMALYVDGVRAASNTTAGNRSYNGYWRVGGDAMNNAWPNRPSSPYFAGQVDETAIYPTALTAAQVAAHHQLAQAPAPPGDTTVSLLPTEDAYANGVSPNVNYDDQQLASRGTTPYLGYLRFTLPAAPAGQVLKGARLQFRTSPDPTAGSTDSHTVVPVTGAWTESAVTYNSRPALSASVLGSITGATAVSTDYSVELTAPALGGALGSAYSLALTSSGTDSLRIWSSEAGSAAARPQLVLTFGAE; this is encoded by the coding sequence ATGAGGGGGGCGGGCGGTCGAGGACGTACCCCGCGCGGCTGCGTTCTCACCGCCGTCCTCGCGCTGGCCGCCGGGGTGCTCGCCCCGGTGGCCACCGCGCCCCCGGCAGCCGCGCTCACCGACCCGGTCGGCTTCACCGCCGACCACCTGCCCACCTACCAGACCAACGGGATCGTGTGGTCGCTGGCCGAGGCCGACGGGGTCGTCTACGCGGGCGGCACCTTCTCCACCGTCCGCCGGGCCGGTACGCCCTCCGGCGGCGCCTCCACGCCCGCCGTCAACTTCGCGGCGTTCGACGCGGCGACGGGGGCTCCGGCCGGCTGCTCGCTCTCCTTCACCCGGACCAGCGGCACCGCCACCGTCCGGGCGCTCGCCGTCTCGCCGGACAGGTCGACGCTGTACGTGGGGGGTTACTTCAACGCGGTCGACGGGAGCAGCGCCAACGGGCTGGTGGCCGTCGACACCGCCACCTGCATCCGGCGTGCGGGGTTCTCGCCGAACGTCTCGGCGACGGTCCGCGCGCTGGACGTGGCGGCGGACGGCACGGTCTACGCGGGCGGCGACTTCCAGTCGGTGAACGGGCAGACCCGGCGCTTCTTCGGGGCGCTGACTCCGGCGGGTGCGGTGACCGGGTGGAATCCGGACGCGGACGCCCCGGGGCGGACGCTGCGGGTGACCACGGACGGGCAGTCGGTGCTGATCGGCGGTGACTTCTTCACCGTGGGCGGCGCCAACTCCCATGCGATCGCGGTGACGAGCGCCACCACCGGCTCCCTCACCCGGGGCTATCCGAACAACTTCATCCCGTCCACCGCCGTCATCAAGGACATCGTCACGGACTCCGCCTCCGGCGGCTGGTACGCGGCCGGTGAGGGCCGGGGCGGCAACTCCTTCGACGGCCGCCTCGCGATGGAGCTGGACGGCTTCGGCCAGCGCTGGCGGGACACCTGCCAGGGCGCCACGCAGGCCCTGCGCGTGTACAAGTCGGTGCTCTACGCAGCGAGCCACGTCCACGACTGCTCCACGATGGGCGGCTTCCCCAACCAGGCGCGCAAGCACCTCACCGCGCAGAGCGTCGACGACCCGGCGCTGCTGGGCTGGCTGCCCGACACCAACGACGGGATCGGGGAGCCGGTCGGGCCCCGCGCGCTGACGGTCTCCACCCGTGACGGCCGTGACTTCCTGTGGGTAGGAGGGGAGTTCACCACGGTCAACGGGGTGCAGCAGCAGGCGCTGACCCGGTTCGCCAACACCCCGGACACCGGCGCGCCGAGCGTGCCCGCCGCCGGTGTGTCGGCGCCGCGCGCGGGTGAGGTGCGGGTGAGCTGGCGGTCCTCGCTGGACCTGGACGACAGCCTGCTGACGTACCGGGTGTACCGCAACGGGGGCGCGGCGCCGGTGCACACCACGACCGGCTCGTCGCTCTTCTTCAGCCGCCCCCAACTGACCTTCACCGACCGGAACGTGGCCGCCGGGCAGAGCTACTCCTACCGGATCACGGCGACCGACGGCGCCGGCAACACCAGCGCCCTCTCCCCCGCCGCCTCCGTGACCGCCGCCTCCCCGTACCAGGAGCGGGTGCTGGCCGACGGGGCGAACCTGTACTGGCGCTACGACGAGCCGGGCGGGGCGTTCGCGGCGGACGCGTCGGGCAGCCTCGACGGCGGGGTGTACGTGAACGCCCCCACGTACCGCTCCACGCCCTCGGCCGTCGCCGGTTCGGCAGCGCTCTCGCTGAACGGCAGCGACGAGTACGTCCACAGCGACCGGCTGCACCGCTACACCTCGCCCACCCCGTACTCCATCGAGACGTGGTTCCGCACGACATCGACGAGCGGCGGGCGGATCGTCGGGTTCGGCAACAACATCGGCACGGCGCAAGGGCATACGAGCTCGGTCTCCGACAAGCTGCTCCACCTGACGAACAACGGGCGGCTCGCCTTCGGCGTCCAGGCCGGCAGCACCAACAGCCGCCCCACCCTGACCAGTTCGGGGAGCTTCAACGACGGCCGGTGGCACCACGCCGTCGCCACCCAGGGGCCCGGCGGTATGGCGCTGTATGTGGACGGGGTGCGGGCCGCCTCCAACACGACCGCGGGCAACCGTTCGTACAACGGGTACTGGCGGGTCGGCGGTGACGCCATGAACAACGCCTGGCCGAACCGGCCCTCCTCCCCCTACTTCGCCGGCCAGGTCGACGAGACGGCCATCTACCCCACCGCCCTGACCGCCGCGCAGGTCGCCGCCCACCACCAGCTGGCCCAGGCGCCCGCCCCGCCCGGCGACACCACGGTGAGCCTCCTGCCCACCGAGGACGCGTACGCCAACGGCGTATCGCCCAACGTGAACTACGACGACCAGCAGCTGGCCTCCCGGGGCACCACCCCCTACCTGGGCTATCTGCGCTTCACCCTGCCCGCCGCCCCGGCCGGGCAGGTCCTCAAGGGGGCCCGGCTCCAGTTCCGTACGTCGCCGGATCCGACGGCGGGCTCCACCGACAGCCACACCGTGGTGCCGGTCACCGGCGCCTGGACCGAGTCGGCGGTCACCTACAACTCCCGGCCGGCGCTCTCCGCGTCCGTGCTGGGGAGCATCACCGGCGCAACCGCCGTCTCCACCGACTACTCGGTGGAGCTCACCGCGCCGGCACTGGGCGGGGCCCTCGGCTCCGCCTACTCACTCGCCCTGACCAGCAGCGGGACGGACAGTCTGCGCATCTGGTCGAGCGAGGCAGGATCGGCGGCCGCCAGGCCGCAGCTCGTTCTCACCTTCGGAGCTGAATGA
- the gmd gene encoding GDP-mannose 4,6-dehydratase, translating into MAKTALITGVTGQDGSYLAELLLDKGYTVHGLIRRSSSFNTERIDHIYQGPEEPERSFVLHHADLTDGVALVNLLRDIQPDEVYNLGAQSHVRVSFDAPLYTGDVTGLGTIRLLEAVRASGVQTRIYQASSSEMFGASPPPQNEKTPFHPRSPYSVAKVYSYWATVNYREAYDMFAVNGILFNHESPRRGETFVTRKITRGVARIKAGLQDRLHLGNLDAIRDWGYAPEYVDAMWRMLQCDTPDDYVVATGEGVSVRQFLEFAFEHAGLDWAEHVRYDPKYERPSEVDALIGDASKAEELLGWKPEVKSKELARIMVDADIRLLSDQLTGAAVRVDR; encoded by the coding sequence GTGGCGAAGACCGCGCTCATCACGGGAGTGACCGGCCAGGACGGCTCGTACCTGGCGGAGTTGCTTCTCGACAAGGGGTACACGGTCCACGGCCTGATACGTCGCTCGTCGAGTTTCAACACCGAGCGGATCGACCACATCTACCAGGGCCCCGAGGAGCCGGAGCGCTCCTTCGTCCTGCACCACGCGGACCTCACCGACGGGGTGGCGCTGGTGAACCTGTTGCGCGACATCCAGCCCGACGAGGTCTACAACCTGGGCGCCCAGTCCCATGTGCGGGTCTCCTTCGACGCCCCGCTCTACACCGGTGACGTCACCGGGCTCGGCACCATCCGGCTCCTGGAGGCGGTCCGGGCCAGCGGCGTCCAGACCCGGATCTACCAGGCCTCGTCCTCCGAGATGTTCGGCGCCAGCCCGCCGCCGCAGAACGAGAAGACCCCGTTCCACCCGCGCAGCCCCTACAGCGTGGCGAAGGTCTACTCGTACTGGGCGACGGTCAACTACCGCGAGGCGTACGACATGTTCGCCGTCAACGGGATCCTCTTCAACCACGAGTCGCCGCGCCGCGGGGAGACCTTCGTGACCCGGAAGATCACCCGCGGGGTGGCCCGGATCAAGGCCGGGCTCCAGGACCGGCTGCACCTGGGCAACCTGGACGCGATCCGGGACTGGGGGTATGCGCCGGAGTACGTGGACGCCATGTGGCGGATGCTCCAGTGCGACACCCCGGACGACTACGTGGTGGCGACCGGCGAGGGCGTCAGCGTCCGGCAGTTCCTGGAGTTCGCCTTCGAGCACGCGGGCCTCGACTGGGCCGAGCATGTGCGGTACGACCCGAAGTACGAACGCCCCAGCGAGGTCGACGCGTTGATCGGTGACGCGTCCAAGGCGGAGGAGCTGCTGGGCTGGAAGCCCGAGGTCAAGTCCAAGGAGCTGGCCCGGATCATGGTCGACGCGGACATCCGCCTGCTCTCGGACCAGCTGACCGGGGCCGCCGTCCGGGTGGACAGATGA